One genomic segment of Amycolatopsis sp. WQ 127309 includes these proteins:
- the pstS gene encoding phosphate ABC transporter substrate-binding protein PstS, whose product MKIMRPLSAVGIVASAALVLAACGSDPAATNSSSSNSAAAPAATGTADVACGGKSPLSAEGSSAQKNAIDIFTQQYSKKCSGQQVNYNPSGSGAGVKQFNANQIDFGGSDSPATGADLDAATKRCASPAWNIPMVVGPVAVAYKLSGVDKLTLTPSVIAKIFSGGVTKWNDPAIKAVKGNESANLPDKAIQVVSRADESGTTDNFQKYLGAAAKADWTKGAGKKFNGGVGNGAQGSNGVATAVKAADGAITYVEGAFAKDGLTPALIDSGSGGVELNSENVAKSLDSAKFLKDGTNDLALDLNGIYASNTPGAYPLLLTTYEIVCSKYANADVSKAVKAFLTVAATDGQQPLSAKGYVPIPQSLQTKVLAAVQAIS is encoded by the coding sequence GTGAAGATCATGCGGCCCCTGAGCGCGGTCGGCATCGTGGCGAGCGCCGCGCTCGTGCTCGCCGCCTGTGGTTCCGACCCGGCGGCGACGAACAGCAGCAGCTCGAACTCGGCTGCGGCTCCGGCCGCCACCGGCACGGCCGACGTGGCGTGCGGCGGCAAGAGCCCGCTGTCCGCCGAAGGCTCGTCGGCCCAGAAGAACGCGATCGACATCTTCACGCAGCAGTACAGCAAGAAGTGCTCGGGCCAGCAGGTCAACTACAACCCCAGTGGCTCGGGCGCCGGCGTCAAGCAGTTCAACGCCAACCAGATCGACTTCGGCGGCTCGGACTCGCCGGCCACCGGCGCGGACCTCGACGCGGCCACCAAGCGCTGCGCGAGCCCCGCCTGGAACATCCCGATGGTCGTCGGCCCGGTGGCCGTCGCCTACAAGCTGTCCGGTGTGGACAAGCTGACGCTGACCCCCTCGGTCATCGCCAAGATCTTCAGCGGCGGCGTCACCAAGTGGAACGACCCGGCCATCAAGGCGGTCAAGGGCAACGAGAGCGCGAACCTGCCGGACAAGGCCATCCAGGTCGTCTCCCGCGCCGACGAGTCGGGCACCACCGACAACTTCCAGAAGTACCTGGGCGCGGCGGCGAAGGCCGACTGGACCAAGGGTGCCGGCAAGAAGTTCAACGGTGGCGTCGGCAACGGTGCGCAGGGCTCCAACGGTGTCGCGACCGCGGTGAAGGCCGCCGACGGCGCCATCACCTACGTCGAGGGCGCGTTCGCCAAGGACGGCCTCACGCCGGCCCTGATCGACAGCGGCTCCGGCGGCGTCGAGCTGAACTCGGAGAACGTGGCGAAGTCGCTCGACTCGGCCAAGTTCCTCAAGGACGGCACGAACGACCTCGCGCTCGACCTCAACGGCATCTACGCCAGCAACACCCCGGGTGCCTACCCGCTGCTGCTGACGACCTACGAGATCGTCTGCTCGAAGTACGCGAACGCCGATGTCTCGAAGGCCGTCAAGGCGTTCCTGACGGTGGCCGCCACCGACGGTCAGCAGCCGCTGTCCGCCAAGGGCTACGTGCCGATCCCGCAGTCGCTGCAGACCAAGGTCCTGGCCGCGGTCCAGGCGATCTCCTGA
- the mshD gene encoding mycothiol synthase, translated as MSGDGEWLQELDEQQLAHVRQLLLAVREADGRPEVEPDGALPGEFDGGEHLVACVEGDVVGYAHLDTTGDSFGHQVAELLVHPAHRNRGYGAKLLQALDERAAVGFRVWAHGDHPAARQLALRTGLERKRELLILHTTVDGADWPEPVLRDGVSLRTFVPEQDEDAVVQVNARAFDWHPEQGAMTADDIRADERRSWFAPAGFFLAEENGAVIGFHWTKVHEATPGRFGGERVGEVYVVGVDPAAQGGGLGRALTLAGLRYLAEQGMRQVILYVEGDNAPALAVYTKLGFTRHETDVQYGR; from the coding sequence GTGAGCGGAGACGGGGAATGGCTTCAGGAGCTGGACGAGCAGCAGCTCGCGCACGTGCGGCAGCTGCTGCTGGCCGTGCGCGAGGCGGACGGGCGGCCCGAGGTCGAACCCGACGGCGCGCTGCCGGGCGAGTTCGACGGCGGTGAGCACCTCGTCGCCTGCGTCGAAGGCGACGTCGTCGGCTACGCGCACCTCGACACCACGGGTGACTCCTTCGGCCACCAGGTCGCCGAGCTGCTCGTGCACCCCGCCCACCGCAACCGCGGGTACGGCGCGAAGCTGCTCCAGGCGCTCGACGAGCGCGCCGCCGTCGGGTTCCGCGTCTGGGCCCACGGCGACCACCCCGCGGCCCGGCAGCTCGCGCTGCGGACCGGGCTGGAGCGCAAGCGCGAACTGCTGATCCTGCACACCACCGTCGACGGCGCGGACTGGCCGGAGCCGGTGTTGCGCGACGGAGTCTCGCTGCGCACCTTCGTGCCGGAGCAGGACGAGGACGCCGTCGTCCAGGTCAACGCGCGCGCCTTCGACTGGCACCCCGAGCAGGGCGCGATGACCGCGGACGACATCCGCGCCGACGAGCGGCGGTCGTGGTTCGCCCCCGCCGGCTTCTTCCTCGCCGAGGAGAACGGTGCGGTGATCGGCTTCCACTGGACGAAGGTGCACGAGGCCACGCCGGGCCGGTTCGGCGGCGAGCGCGTCGGCGAGGTGTACGTCGTCGGCGTCGACCCGGCCGCCCAGGGCGGCGGCCTCGGCCGGGCGCTGACGCTGGCCGGGCTGCGGTACCTGGCGGAGCAGGGGATGCGGCAGGTGATCCTGTACGTCGAGGGCGACAACGCCCCGGCGCTGGCGGTCTACACCAAGCTCGGGTTCACGCGTCACGAGACCGACGTCCAGTACGGTCGGTGA
- a CDS encoding response regulator transcription factor, translating into MSLDLLVLTAEADATSVLPALDLLPHTVRVRPPEVTALLDAGHRDVILLDARSDLASAKSLCRLLKGTGEDEASTPIIAVVGEGGLVAVSAEWRTDDILLPTAGPAEVDARLRLVTTRDGGSAQVDAELRVGELVIDEATYTARLKRRTLELTYKEFELLKYLAQHAGRVFTRAQLLQEVWGYDFFGGTRTVDVHVRRLRAKLGPEHEQMIGTVRNVGYKFERPAKGAQQRPNLPVQASAEAPADTPEHAH; encoded by the coding sequence ATGAGCCTGGACCTTCTGGTACTGACTGCGGAAGCGGATGCCACGTCGGTGCTGCCCGCGCTGGACCTGCTGCCGCACACCGTACGCGTCCGTCCCCCCGAGGTGACCGCCCTGCTCGACGCGGGTCACCGGGACGTCATCCTGCTGGACGCGCGCAGCGATCTGGCCTCGGCGAAGAGCCTCTGCCGGCTGCTCAAGGGCACCGGCGAAGACGAGGCCTCCACCCCGATCATCGCCGTCGTCGGCGAAGGCGGCCTGGTGGCCGTGAGCGCCGAATGGCGCACCGACGACATCCTCTTGCCGACGGCGGGCCCGGCCGAGGTCGACGCCCGGCTGCGGCTGGTCACCACCCGCGACGGCGGTTCCGCGCAGGTCGACGCCGAGCTGCGGGTCGGCGAGCTGGTCATCGACGAGGCGACCTATACGGCGCGCCTCAAGCGGCGCACGCTGGAGCTCACTTACAAGGAGTTCGAGCTGCTCAAGTACCTCGCGCAGCACGCCGGGCGGGTGTTCACCCGCGCCCAGCTGCTGCAGGAGGTCTGGGGCTACGACTTCTTCGGGGGCACCCGCACGGTCGACGTCCACGTCCGGCGGCTGCGCGCCAAGCTCGGCCCGGAGCACGAGCAGATGATCGGCACCGTGCGCAACGTCGGCTACAAGTTCGAGCGGCCCGCCAAGGGCGCGCAGCAGCGGCCGAACCTGCCGGTGCAGGCGTCCGCCGAGGCCCCGGCCGACACCCCCGAACACGCGCACTAG
- a CDS encoding DUF2993 domain-containing protein — protein MVSRPVTRDDRPAPRPDARRRGRRGRRWVIALVVLVLLLVGADFGAAAFAEHTISQKAREQLQLTDDPSVTIHGFPFLTQALGGDYSHISVSAAGVPVGDKLQDVALNAELEDVTAPLSDLTNGNTKAITIGKLTGAVTIKAADLARISPLDKIKDLRIEPATTDYVQNGDSGQAEPTPTTTTTAADGQPVDESSTGVRISGHLQFAGKDLEIFCFAMIEADAKAGTITFAPKRLQFGNDQETTVVPQAVQKALLPNFNASIATKDLPLSVTPTGVRVQSGSVTIKGEASNVSFADLSK, from the coding sequence ATGGTGAGCAGGCCCGTGACCCGGGACGACCGACCCGCACCGAGGCCGGACGCGCGACGCCGCGGCCGCCGGGGCCGTCGCTGGGTGATCGCCCTGGTCGTGCTGGTGCTGCTGCTGGTCGGCGCCGACTTCGGGGCCGCCGCGTTCGCCGAGCACACGATCTCGCAGAAGGCGCGCGAACAGCTGCAGCTGACCGACGACCCGTCGGTCACCATCCACGGCTTCCCGTTCCTCACGCAGGCCCTGGGCGGTGACTACAGTCACATCAGCGTGTCGGCCGCCGGCGTGCCGGTCGGCGACAAGCTCCAGGACGTCGCGCTGAACGCCGAGCTCGAGGACGTCACCGCGCCGCTGTCGGACCTCACGAACGGCAACACCAAGGCCATCACCATCGGCAAACTGACCGGGGCGGTCACCATCAAGGCCGCCGACCTGGCCCGCATCTCGCCGCTGGACAAGATCAAGGACCTGCGGATCGAGCCCGCGACCACGGACTACGTCCAGAACGGCGACTCCGGGCAGGCCGAGCCGACGCCGACGACCACCACGACCGCCGCCGACGGCCAGCCGGTCGACGAGTCGAGCACCGGCGTCCGCATTTCGGGACACCTTCAGTTCGCGGGCAAGGATCTGGAAATCTTCTGCTTCGCGATGATCGAGGCGGACGCGAAGGCGGGAACGATCACCTTCGCGCCGAAGCGGCTGCAGTTCGGGAATGACCAGGAGACGACGGTCGTTCCCCAGGCGGTGCAGAAGGCGCTGCTGCCGAACTTCAACGCGTCGATCGCGACGAAGGACCTGCCGCTGTCGGTGACGCCGACCGGCGTGCGGGTGCAGAGCGGATCGGTGACGATCAAGGGCGAGGCGTCGAACGTGTCCTTCGCGGACCTGAGCAAGTAG
- a CDS encoding thioredoxin family protein, translated as MTGLWVLVAVLVAGTAAGLLLRARNGRVREARDADPVRELPGPVAAVLDPASAVTLVQISTTFCAPCRHAKAVLAPLAERTDGLHHVELDVTNQPEVAQALAVLRTPTTIALTPDGRELLRVGGVPKGPDLLDALRPHLTTHTP; from the coding sequence GTGACGGGGCTGTGGGTGCTCGTGGCGGTGCTGGTGGCCGGGACGGCCGCCGGGCTGCTGCTGCGGGCCCGCAACGGCCGGGTGCGGGAGGCGCGGGACGCCGATCCCGTGCGTGAGCTGCCCGGCCCCGTCGCCGCCGTCCTCGACCCGGCGTCCGCCGTGACGCTGGTCCAGATCTCCACCACCTTCTGCGCGCCCTGCCGGCACGCGAAGGCCGTCCTCGCGCCGCTGGCCGAGCGCACCGACGGCCTGCACCACGTCGAACTCGACGTCACCAACCAGCCGGAGGTCGCGCAGGCCCTGGCCGTGCTGCGGACGCCGACCACGATCGCGCTGACCCCGGACGGCCGGGAGCTGCTGCGCGTCGGCGGCGTCCCGAAGGGCCCCGACCTCCTGGACGCACTCCGCCCGCACCTCACCACGCACACCCCCTGA
- a CDS encoding putative leader peptide: protein MTRLTTFLTQRRAVDLCRVRSSLCRLQPDQR, encoded by the coding sequence GTGACCAGGCTGACCACCTTCTTGACGCAGCGACGCGCGGTAGACCTCTGCCGCGTCCGCAGCAGCCTGTGTCGCCTTCAGCCAGACCAGCGCTGA
- a CDS encoding DUF4395 domain-containing protein, which yields MSAGPAVDPRGPRFAAILTTIVLAVVLVTQWWPLLAIQTVVFAIGAFVGLKPAPYSIAYRYLVAPRLGPTTEREDAAPLRFAQAVGFVFALVGTIGFAVGITPLGIVATAFALFAAFLNAAFNFCLGCEMFLLLKRFSPARASS from the coding sequence ATGTCCGCCGGACCGGCCGTCGACCCGCGTGGCCCGCGGTTCGCCGCCATCCTGACGACGATCGTGCTCGCGGTCGTCCTGGTCACCCAGTGGTGGCCGTTGCTGGCGATCCAGACCGTCGTCTTCGCGATCGGCGCGTTCGTCGGGCTCAAGCCCGCGCCGTACTCGATCGCCTACCGCTACCTGGTGGCCCCGCGCCTCGGCCCGACGACCGAGCGGGAGGACGCGGCGCCGCTGCGGTTCGCCCAGGCCGTCGGGTTCGTGTTCGCGCTCGTCGGCACCATCGGCTTCGCCGTCGGGATTACGCCCCTCGGCATCGTCGCGACGGCCTTCGCGCTCTTCGCGGCCTTCCTCAACGCGGCCTTCAACTTCTGCTTGGGCTGCGAAATGTTCTTGCTCCTCAAACGCTTCAGTCCCGCCCGCGCGTCGTCCTGA
- a CDS encoding sulfurtransferase produces the protein MSREDVLVTTQWAEENLDTPGVVFAEVDEDTTAYDGGHIRGAVKFDWRKDLQDGVRRDFVSKEGFEKLLSEKGISNDDRVILYGGNNNWFAAYAYWYFKLYGHENVQLLDGGRKKWELDGRELNSDDVKRDTTDYKAKDQDLSLRAFRDEVVQSIGAKNFVDVRSPDEFSGKLLAPAHLPQEQSQVPGHIPGALNVPWAKVANEDGTFKSEGEIDELYKEQGIDAGKGTIAYCRIGERSSIAWFALHELLGHQDVKNYDGSWTEYGSLVGVPVELGAK, from the coding sequence ATGAGCCGTGAAGACGTCCTGGTCACCACCCAGTGGGCCGAGGAGAACCTGGACACCCCCGGCGTCGTGTTCGCCGAGGTCGACGAGGACACCACCGCCTACGACGGCGGCCACATCCGGGGCGCGGTGAAGTTCGACTGGCGCAAGGACCTGCAGGACGGGGTGCGCCGCGACTTCGTCTCCAAGGAGGGCTTCGAGAAGCTCCTGTCGGAGAAGGGCATCTCGAACGACGACCGCGTGATCCTCTACGGCGGCAACAACAACTGGTTCGCCGCCTACGCGTACTGGTACTTCAAGCTCTACGGCCACGAGAACGTCCAGCTGCTCGACGGCGGCCGCAAGAAGTGGGAGCTCGACGGCCGGGAGCTGAACTCCGACGACGTCAAGCGCGACACCACCGACTACAAGGCCAAGGACCAGGACCTGTCCCTGCGCGCGTTCCGCGACGAGGTCGTCCAGTCCATCGGCGCGAAGAACTTCGTCGACGTCCGGTCGCCGGACGAGTTCTCCGGCAAGCTGCTCGCCCCGGCGCACCTGCCGCAGGAGCAGTCCCAGGTCCCCGGCCACATCCCGGGCGCGCTGAACGTGCCGTGGGCGAAGGTCGCCAACGAGGACGGCACCTTCAAGTCCGAGGGCGAGATCGACGAGCTCTACAAGGAGCAGGGCATCGACGCCGGCAAGGGCACCATCGCCTACTGCCGCATCGGTGAGCGCTCGTCCATCGCGTGGTTCGCGCTGCACGAGCTGCTCGGCCACCAGGACGTGAAGAACTACGACGGTTCGTGGACGGAATACGGCTCGCTGGTCGGCGTGCCGGTCGAGTTGGGAGCCAAGTGA
- a CDS encoding DUF1416 domain-containing protein: MAVDDSCGAPVQEATPADYDTKGQVVLAGKVTGADGPVGGAFVRLLDGGGDFTGEVVSSADGDFRFYAAPGEWTVRALHRSGNGEASVTASGPGLHQLAISVA; the protein is encoded by the coding sequence ATGGCGGTCGACGACAGCTGCGGCGCACCGGTCCAGGAGGCCACGCCGGCGGACTACGACACCAAGGGCCAGGTCGTCCTGGCCGGCAAGGTGACCGGCGCGGACGGGCCGGTCGGCGGCGCGTTCGTCCGGCTGCTGGACGGCGGCGGCGACTTCACGGGCGAGGTCGTCTCCTCGGCCGACGGTGACTTCCGCTTCTACGCGGCGCCGGGCGAGTGGACCGTGCGCGCGCTGCACCGCAGCGGCAACGGCGAAGCGTCCGTCACCGCTTCCGGGCCCGGCCTGCACCAGCTGGCCATCTCGGTCGCCTGA
- a CDS encoding DHA2 family efflux MFS transporter permease subunit yields MTLTATETRRTGLLTAVFLGSFMALLDVSVVSVALPTMQRTLGTSFSGLQWIIDGYTVALTAVILSGGTLGDRYGRKLVYLCGLTLFTIASAGCALAPTLEVLVVARIIQGFAASAVIPGSVALLAHAFPEPAARARVMGLWSTVAGCALVLGPLIGGPLTDAFGWPSIFLINVPIGLVAVVLGRRGISESRDPAHGALDLTGQVLGALWIGLLTFAVIEAGRLGPSTSVLVTGALGLAALTAFIVVELRAAHPMLPVRLFARTRFSVAIFAAWSLGFAAYPAVFLIGVYLQQARGATATEAGVQMLPYVLANVAAAFTAGRLSARYGAERLLPVSYFVAAAGSFAFLVLDARSPYWLVALAFALAGAGVGLSVTPSNIVGLAGLPGHRSGIASATVNAARQTGTALGVAALGALLARGSTLPSGLHAAMGVAGVVLLAVTVLTAVTLRRAG; encoded by the coding sequence GTGACCCTCACCGCTACTGAGACGCGCCGGACCGGCCTGCTCACCGCCGTCTTCCTGGGCAGCTTCATGGCCCTGCTCGACGTCAGCGTCGTGAGCGTCGCGCTGCCGACCATGCAGCGGACGCTGGGCACCAGCTTCAGCGGCCTGCAGTGGATCATCGACGGCTACACCGTCGCGCTCACCGCCGTGATCCTGTCCGGCGGCACGCTCGGCGACCGCTACGGCCGCAAGCTCGTCTACCTGTGCGGGCTGACGTTGTTCACGATCGCGTCGGCCGGCTGCGCACTGGCGCCGACGCTCGAGGTGCTGGTCGTCGCCCGGATCATCCAGGGCTTCGCCGCCTCCGCCGTGATCCCGGGCTCGGTCGCGCTCCTCGCGCACGCGTTCCCGGAGCCGGCCGCGCGGGCGCGGGTGATGGGCCTGTGGAGCACGGTCGCGGGCTGCGCGCTGGTGCTCGGCCCGCTGATCGGCGGCCCGCTGACCGACGCGTTCGGCTGGCCGTCGATCTTCCTGATCAACGTGCCGATCGGGCTGGTCGCGGTCGTGCTGGGCCGCCGCGGGATCAGCGAGTCCCGCGACCCGGCGCACGGCGCGCTCGACCTGACCGGGCAGGTGCTCGGCGCCCTGTGGATCGGCCTGCTGACGTTCGCCGTGATCGAGGCCGGCCGGCTCGGGCCGAGCACGTCCGTGCTGGTCACCGGGGCTCTCGGGCTCGCCGCGCTGACGGCGTTCATCGTGGTCGAGCTGCGCGCGGCGCACCCGATGCTGCCGGTGCGGCTGTTCGCCAGGACCCGGTTCTCGGTGGCCATCTTCGCCGCGTGGAGCCTCGGGTTCGCGGCCTACCCGGCGGTCTTCCTGATCGGCGTCTACCTGCAGCAGGCCCGCGGCGCGACGGCGACCGAGGCGGGCGTCCAGATGCTGCCGTACGTGCTGGCGAACGTCGCCGCGGCCTTCACCGCCGGCCGGCTTTCGGCCCGCTACGGCGCGGAACGGCTGCTGCCGGTCAGCTACTTCGTCGCGGCCGCCGGCTCCTTCGCGTTCCTGGTACTGGACGCGCGGAGCCCGTACTGGCTGGTGGCGCTCGCGTTCGCACTGGCCGGCGCCGGAGTCGGGCTGTCGGTGACGCCGTCGAACATCGTCGGGCTGGCCGGGCTGCCGGGGCACCGCAGCGGGATCGCGTCGGCGACGGTCAACGCCGCCCGCCAGACCGGCACCGCGCTCGGCGTCGCCGCGCTGGGCGCGTTGCTGGCCCGCGGTTCGACGCTGCCGAGCGGCCTGCACGCGGCGATGGGCGTGGCCGGCGTGGTGCTGCTCGCGGTGACCGTGCTCACCGCGGTGACCCTGCGCCGGGCCGGCTGA